In Candidatus Gastranaerophilales bacterium, a single genomic region encodes these proteins:
- the metW gene encoding methionine biosynthesis protein MetW, producing the protein MNKPYSDSKGLHLNYSLITEMINNGASVLDLGCGDGTLLKNLINKKNVKGKGIEINQDNVIKSIQKGLSIIQGDIDAGLKDFADKEWDYVILNQTLQSTEKPDYVIDEMLRVGKKVVVSFPNFAYWKVRFYLFFNGKMPKSKMLPFEWFDTPNIHLLTINDFYEFCHKRDIKIEQTITMTRGKRHKSVLKKWWVPFFAEEVIFVISR; encoded by the coding sequence ATGAATAAACCTTATTCTGACTCAAAAGGATTGCATTTGAATTATTCACTTATTACGGAAATGATTAATAATGGAGCTTCTGTTTTGGATTTGGGATGCGGTGACGGAACCCTTTTGAAAAATCTTATTAACAAAAAAAATGTAAAAGGCAAAGGTATTGAAATAAATCAGGATAATGTGATAAAAAGTATTCAAAAAGGACTGTCGATTATTCAAGGGGATATTGACGCCGGGTTGAAAGATTTTGCTGACAAAGAATGGGATTATGTTATTTTAAACCAAACGCTCCAATCTACTGAAAAACCTGATTATGTAATAGATGAAATGCTTAGAGTCGGCAAAAAAGTTGTTGTGAGTTTCCCTAATTTTGCATATTGGAAAGTGCGTTTTTATTTGTTTTTTAACGGAAAAATGCCTAAATCTAAAATGCTTCCCTTTGAGTGGTTTGATACACCAAATATTCATTTATTAACTATTAATGATTTTTATGAATTTTGTCATAAGCGAGATATAAAAATTGAGCAAACTATCACAATGACTCGTGGAAAAAGGCATAAGTCTGTATTGAAGAAATGGTGGGTTCCGTTTTTTGCAGAAGAAGTTATATTTGTTATAAGTAGATAA
- a CDS encoding PHP domain-containing protein: MKNEIEYIKSFNEFDYFDTVDLHIHSTCSDGKLTPEEIVKQAKAKGLKHIAICDHNTVKAHKILPKSDFVIKGIEFDCWYQGVLIHLLGYGVDVDNSELLKFCAKDKAGTTSDIVRFFSYRDPKKVIKAIHAAGGIAVLAHPACYWTISLDRFVKSLIAAGLDGIEVYYPYRRHRGIIKFHLAESVKKIAKKYNLIETGGSDTHGDRL, from the coding sequence ATGAAGAATGAAATTGAATATATAAAAAGTTTTAATGAATTTGATTATTTTGATACGGTAGATTTGCATATACATTCTACATGTTCGGACGGAAAGCTTACACCTGAAGAAATCGTGAAGCAGGCAAAAGCCAAGGGGCTCAAGCATATAGCTATTTGCGACCACAATACTGTAAAAGCACATAAGATTTTGCCAAAGAGCGATTTTGTAATTAAAGGAATTGAGTTTGACTGCTGGTATCAAGGAGTATTAATACACCTTTTGGGCTATGGAGTAGATGTCGACAATTCAGAACTTTTAAAATTTTGTGCAAAGGATAAAGCAGGAACAACATCTGATATTGTCAGATTTTTTTCTTACCGTGACCCCAAAAAAGTTATAAAAGCAATCCACGCAGCAGGTGGCATTGCCGTCTTGGCACATCCTGCGTGTTACTGGACTATTTCGCTTGATAGATTTGTAAAAAGTCTTATAGCGGCTGGCTTAGACGGAATTGAAGTATATTATCCATACCGTAGACATAGGGGCATAATCAAATTCCATCTTGCAGAGAGCGTAAAAAAAATAGCTAAAAAATACAACCTTATTGAAACAGGTGGCTCTGATACCCATGGTGACAGGCTATAA
- a CDS encoding homoserine O-acetyltransferase, producing the protein MSNDSVGTIETKIFHIDKKIKLESGIDFGPVDVAYETYGELNETKDNAILVLHALTGDAHAAGFHEGDNKPGWWDMMIGPDKAFDTNKYFVVCTNMLGGCSGTTGPCSINPDTNQPYGLTFPVITIEDTVKVQHELIKYFGIKKLIVAGGSMGGMQALEWTISHNEMVKSCIIIASTSRLSAQGIAFNAVGRNAILSDPFFNNGNYYNQEKQPEKGLGIARMVGHITYLCEEAMHNKFGRKLQDKDKLNFDFNIDFQVESYLQHQGQIFVDRFDANSYLYITKAVDYFDLAQKYGSLENAFKQANANFLIMSFSSDWLFPTIQSKEMTRALIKAGKDVSFCEIESPCGHDAFLLEFETQTKIVKSFLGKDLKNE; encoded by the coding sequence ATGAGTAATGATTCAGTCGGAACTATTGAAACTAAAATCTTTCATATTGATAAAAAAATAAAGCTTGAGTCAGGAATAGATTTTGGGCCAGTTGATGTCGCTTATGAAACTTATGGAGAGCTTAATGAAACCAAGGATAATGCAATCCTTGTTTTGCATGCATTAACGGGCGACGCTCACGCTGCCGGCTTCCATGAGGGTGACAATAAACCGGGTTGGTGGGATATGATGATTGGCCCTGATAAAGCTTTTGACACCAACAAATATTTCGTTGTTTGCACAAATATGCTCGGAGGATGCTCTGGAACAACGGGACCTTGCTCTATTAATCCTGACACCAATCAGCCTTATGGCTTGACTTTTCCCGTTATAACAATTGAAGATACCGTTAAAGTTCAACATGAGCTTATTAAATATTTTGGTATAAAAAAGCTTATAGTAGCAGGCGGCTCAATGGGTGGTATGCAAGCACTTGAATGGACAATATCTCATAACGAAATGGTAAAATCGTGTATAATTATTGCTTCTACATCTCGTTTGAGTGCTCAAGGTATAGCGTTTAATGCTGTCGGGCGGAATGCAATCCTTTCTGACCCCTTTTTTAATAACGGTAACTACTATAATCAAGAAAAACAACCCGAAAAAGGACTCGGAATTGCTCGTATGGTAGGGCATATTACCTATCTCTGTGAAGAAGCTATGCATAACAAATTCGGTCGTAAGCTTCAAGATAAAGACAAGTTGAACTTCGATTTTAATATAGATTTTCAAGTGGAAAGCTATCTCCAACATCAAGGTCAAATCTTCGTTGACAGGTTTGATGCTAACAGCTATTTGTATATTACAAAAGCTGTTGATTACTTTGATTTAGCTCAAAAATACGGCTCTTTAGAAAATGCTTTCAAACAAGCAAATGCAAACTTTTTGATAATGTCTTTCTCCTCGGATTGGCTTTTCCCAACTATTCAATCTAAAGAAATGACAAGGGCTTTGATTAAAGCAGGGAAAGATGTTTCTTTCTGCGAAATAGAGTCCCCGTGCGGGCATGATGCCTTTTTACTTGAGTTTGAAACTCAAACTAAAATTGTTAAATCATTTCTGGGAAAGGACTTAAAAAATGAATAA
- a CDS encoding response regulator, translating into MNSLLIIDNNVPLAGMLNVLFKKEGINVQVANSGQEALTKLTSFTPDIILLEIGLQDMNGFMISAKIKELPSLKTTQIMFMSTSTSTSDKIKCFNLGGIDYIQKPFNNEEIKAKIKTQLKSLEDSENIKNEISSKNEQIAKYKNALMYSLGRLSQIRDDDSGKHIEKIQNFVKLISEELRKNPSYAPQLTSEFINKLRQSCTFHDIGKIAMPDNILLKTDELSSTEYDIMKQHVSFGATIIEDIIKFSGDKELLELGKQIVKHHHEKWDGTGYPDRLSSSHIPLAARITAVANTYDFLRSTKAYKAAMSHEDACKTMLAHKGTSLDPHIVEAFLKIEKQISEIFNQIESSMT; encoded by the coding sequence ATGAACAGTTTACTGATTATCGACAATAATGTTCCTTTGGCTGGAATGTTAAATGTATTATTTAAAAAAGAAGGAATAAATGTTCAAGTAGCGAATTCAGGGCAAGAAGCTCTTACAAAATTAACAAGTTTTACGCCTGATATAATATTGCTTGAAATCGGACTTCAGGATATGAATGGTTTCATGATAAGTGCAAAAATAAAAGAGCTACCTTCTTTAAAAACTACTCAAATTATGTTTATGTCAACTTCAACGAGCACTTCTGACAAAATAAAATGCTTCAATTTGGGCGGAATTGACTACATACAAAAACCTTTTAATAATGAAGAAATCAAAGCAAAAATCAAAACTCAATTAAAATCCCTCGAAGATAGTGAGAATATAAAAAACGAGATTTCATCAAAAAACGAACAAATCGCAAAATACAAAAACGCATTGATGTATTCTTTGGGTCGACTTTCTCAAATACGTGATGATGACTCAGGAAAACACATAGAGAAAATTCAAAATTTTGTCAAACTTATTTCAGAAGAATTAAGAAAAAATCCGAGTTATGCCCCTCAGCTTACATCAGAGTTTATAAACAAATTGCGTCAATCTTGTACTTTTCACGATATAGGCAAAATCGCTATGCCTGATAACATTTTGCTGAAGACTGATGAATTATCTTCAACAGAATACGACATCATGAAGCAGCACGTTTCTTTTGGTGCCACGATTATAGAAGATATAATAAAATTTTCAGGCGACAAAGAGCTGTTGGAGCTAGGCAAACAAATTGTAAAACACCACCACGAAAAATGGGACGGCACAGGATATCCCGATAGACTTTCTTCCAGCCATATCCCTTTGGCGGCTAGAATAACGGCAGTTGCAAATACATACGATTTTTTACGTTCAACAAAAGCTTATAAAGCAGCTATGTCACACGAAGATGCCTGCAAAACAATGCTTGCTCACAAAGGAACTTCTCTTGACCCGCATATAGTTGAAGCGTTTCTAAAAATCGAAAAACAAATATCAGAAATCTTTAATCAAATTGAATCTTCAATGACATAA